In a single window of the Fusarium falciforme chromosome 3, complete sequence genome:
- a CDS encoding uncharacterized protein (Related to exostosin-like 3), giving the protein MLVIFSIIVAVIIVSICGSEVGENLFPVGLLSRPVTCVSTKQRGRQDIWNEARTKYSHLADDKFTVAMLTYRRPKELNHILTVLLEERIPSLYEIIVVWGDLEAELPMTFESKHGVPVRFRMALKDSLNEKFRPDPNFKTQAILLTDDDVY; this is encoded by the exons ATGCTTGTTATCTTCTCCATTATCGTGGCAGTTATCATCGTCAGCATCTGTGGTTCGGAAGTCGGCGAGAACTTGTTCCCCGTCGGACTCTTGTCCCGACCAGTCACTTGCGTCAGCACGAAGCAAAGGGGCCGCCAGGATATCTGGAATGAGGCCAGGACCAAGTATAGCCATTTAGCTGACGATAAATTCAC TGTTGCTATGCTGACTTACCGACGTCCAAAGGAACTGAACCACATTTTAACGGTTCTTCTCGAAGAAAGAATCCCTTCGCTTTATGAAATTATTGTCGTCTGGGGAGATCTCGAAGCAGAACTTCCTATGACCTTTGAATCAAAACATGGGGTTCCTGTGCGATTTCGGATGGCTCTGAAAGACAGTCTCAACGAGAAGTTCCGACCCGATCCTAATTTCAAGACCCAAGCTATCCTCTTGACTGATGACGATGTCTACTAG
- a CDS encoding uncharacterized protein (Related to alpha-1,3-mannosyltransferase) — MRGKLQLLAIPLVAFVVIVWTLYSQRHYLTTNYAAHRGQHVHDELHSIPVSDGDILPAANVSAYLKAIFYRQSAELPSFQCPRINTTRYNSLVEAPGSSNPTIRYYLALDLRQNLILLPRLIGSVVEAIQFLGPRHCMLSVVEGNSPDGTGDVLAALRSHLEALGITYFFQSSPIDPTKTERISSLAALRNLALQPLFEHRNKVSRDTTIIFSNDVTACPDDILELVYQRKSLGADMTCAMDWNLKTPRFYDVWIARGMNGDSFFDVPNGDWGKSSELFWNAKETRARFDAKRPFQVFACWNGAAVFGAQPILENLRFRAAKKNECPQGEPQLFCKDLWYRGYHKIAVVPSVNLEYKLHMGRKIKEKMGFTSDVVSKHDLAGDCIKWKSDPPAEVKCIAAWNDQYWLPWNESLP, encoded by the exons ATGCGTGGGAAACTCCAGCTGCTGGCGATACCACTCGTCGCTTTCGTTGTTATTGTATGGACCTTGTATTCACAGAGGCACTATTTGACCACAAACTACGCCGCGCATAGAGGTCAGCACGTACATGACGAGTTGCACTCAATCCCTGTGTCAGATG GCGACATCCTTCCGGCAGCGAACGTCTCGGCCTACCTCAAAGCCATTTTCTACCGCCAGTCGGCGGAGCTTCCGAGTTTCCAGTGTCCCCGTATAAATACAACAAGATACAACTCTCTTGTCGAGGCCCCAGGGTCCTCAAACCCTACCATCAGATATTACCTGGCGCTCGATCTACGGCAAAATCTGATCCTCCTGCCTCGTCTGATTGGTAGTGTTGTAGAAGCCATTCAGTTCCTCGGCCCTCGACACTGCATGCTCTCCGTCGTCGAGGGCAACTCTCCTGACGGCACTGGCGACGTTCTGGCGGCCCTCCGCTCTCATCTTGAAGCTCTTGGGATAACCTACTTCTTCCAGTCATCACCCATCGACCCCACCAAGACTGAGCGCATTTCTAGCCTCGCAGCGTTGCGCAACTTGGCGCTGCAGCCTTTATTCGAGCATCGCAATAAAGTCAGCAGAGATACAACCATTATCTTCTCGAACGATGTGACAGCATGCCCAGATGACATTCTTGAGCTTGTTTACCAAAGAAAATCCCTTGGAGCTGACATGACCTGTGCCATGGACTGGAACCTCAAAACCCCGAGATTCTACGATGTTTGGATCGCCCGAGGCATGAACGGTGACTCCTTCTTCGATGTCCCCAATGGTGACTGGGGAAAATCGTCAGAGCTGTTTTGGAATGCGAAAGAAACCCGAGCTCGGTTTGACGCGAAACGACCATTCCAAGTATTCGCTTGTTGGAACGGCGCCGCCGTATTTGGAGCTCAACCCATCCTCGAAAATCTGCGCTTCAGGGCCGCCAAAAAGAATGAATGCCCGCAGGGCGAGCCGCAGCTGTTCTGTAAGGATTTGTGGTACCGGGGATATCACAAGATCGCAGTTGTGCCATCTGTCAACCTCGAGTACAAACTTCACATGGGGAGGAAAATCAAGGAAAAAATGGGCTTTACGTCGGATGTTGTCTCAAAACACGATCTAGCCGGAGACTGTATCAAGTGGAAGTCGGATCCTCCGGCCGAGGTCAAGTGTATCGCGGCTTGGAATGACCAGTATTGGCTACCATGGAACGAGTCATTGCCGTAG